GTCCGCGAGAGACTGTCTGAGTTCTCGCTCGCCGGTCGGGTCGATGCCGAACTCGTCGTCGAAGCGGACGTCTTCGGGGATGTCGAAGAGGTCTTCGACGGAGTCGACACCGACTGCGTCCAGCATGTCGGCCTCGTCAGCGTCTGTGTGTGGGGCGTACGGGCTTCCGACCCGTCGTCCATTTCCAGCGGTCATCTCACTCCGTTTGCTCGCGGTACTCCTCTGGAGAGAGGAGGTCGTCGAACTCGTCCGTGTCGGACGGTTCCAGTTCGAGCATCCATCCGTCGCCGTACGGGTCGTCGTTGACGAGTTCGGGGGCGTCGAACAGGTCTTCGTTGACGGCGGCGACCGTCCCCGAAATCGGGGCGTAGAGGTCGGAGACTGCCTTGATACTCTCGACGACGCCGAACTCGTCGCCTGCTGCGACTTCGTCGCCCTCGGCGGGGAGTTCGACGAACACGACGTCGCCCAGTTCGTCCTGTGCGAAGTCAGAGATGCCGACGCGGACGGTGTCGCCGTCGGTGGTGGTCCATTCGTGCGATTCCAGGTACTTTCGGTCGTCGGGAATTTCGAACATTATCGGTCGATAAAGGGTGGTGTGACTATCTTTGCGCGCTTTTCACGGCCGCGGACGAGAACCTGTACGATGGTCCCCGACTCTGCGTATTCGGTGGGGACGTAGCCGAGTCCGATGGGTTCCGAGAGCGTCGGACTCATCGTTCCGCTCGTCACCACACCGACGACGTCGCCGTCCTCGGTGGCGATGTCGTAGCCGTGTCGGGGGATTCCGCGGTCGAGGAGTGTGAAACCGACGAACGTCTCGTCGACTCCGTCCTCACGTTGCTGTTCGAGGGCGTCACGGCCCACGAACTCGGTGTCTAACTTGACGACGAAGCCGATGCCGGCCTCGTAGGGGGTTCGGGGTTCGTCCTCGGGGTCGAAATCTTGCCCAGAGAGCAAGTACCCCATCTCCATCCGGAGCGTGTCGCGGCACCCGAGTCCACACGGTGTGGCGTCGAGTGACGACCACACGGTCTCGGCGTCGTCCCACGGACAGAGGACTTCGAAGCCGTCTTCGCCGGTGTAGCCCGTTCGGGCGACCCAGCACTCGACCCCCGCGACGTCGGCGAACGTCGCTTGGAACTTCGAGAGGCCGCCGAGGTTCGCGTCGGGTGCGGCATCCGTGACGGTGTCGAGTGCGTCCGGGCCCTGTACTGCGAACATGGCCCACTCTTCGGTGACGTCCTCGACGGTGGCGTCGAGGTCCCAGTCGTCACGGAACGAGGTCCACCGGTCGTACATCTCTTCGTCGTGCCCGGCGTTCGGGATGAAGAGGTACACCCGGCCGTCTCGGTCAGGTAATCGGTAGACGACGGTGTCGTCGATGATGACTCCCTCGTCGTCGACGATGGCCGAGTACTGCGAGTCACCCGGGTCGAGGGCCGTCACGTCGTTCGTCGTCAGGCGTTGCATCAACGCGGTGGCGTCCGGGCCGGACACTTCGATCTCACTCATGTGTGAGACGTCGAAGATGCCAACGGACTCTCGGACGGCCGCGTGTTCTGCCTTGATGGAGTCGTACTCCACAGGCATGTCCCATCCGCCGAACTCCGTGAAACGCGCCCCGGCGTCAGCGTGGGCGTCGTACAACGGCGGCTTTCGAAGGCCCATACGGGCCACTGCGAACCGCGATAAGTAATGCTTTGGTATCTCCTCGCGCGGTATGGGCACGATTGTGTGTACATTGGCTTGTCAGGAAGTCAGAAAGAGCATGTATTCGCAACACCGCCGCCAAAAACTGCCACCTCGGGCGAACCACCGATTTCGCTGCTGACGGGCTCAATAAACTAGATACTGCGATACGGAATTACTCCCGTGTCCAATATCACGACCATTTACGAGAGGGAAACCGGGGAATCACCGCAGTACGTCAGCCAGAGCCAACGCTGAAGAGATAATTCGGAGCGCAGTCGTAGCTGAAGTCCGGTCTATAGGCTGGTAACCCGACATTGTAGCCGTAGGTAGTTTTATTAGGACACGGGTGGAAATAGTTACTATGATTGTTGTAACTTCTGAGAAGCAGACGCCCGTCCGCTCGACCCCCGTCCGCCGTACCGCCACCTTCGCCGAGATGTCTGCGGCGATGCGCGACCTCTAAACACTTCCTTTGATTCTAACTCGGGGGGTCTTCCCCACACCGACAGGTTCGTCCCGTCTGTACCTATGTTTATTTTGAACTGACAGTTTCTCACTCGGGGCAAACTGGAGCGAGTTGTCTGCGAAAAAACAGGAGATGGCGCTCAGTTCCGCTCAGGAACAGACTACTTTCCAAGAGAGTCGTGAGCGCGAAACTGTCGTAAACACGGGACTGTAGGCCTGAGACGTTGTATCTCGGGAAACGGATATACCCTTGGGTGTCATATTTTACGAAACTGGGCACAGCGCCCTGATACCTATGGCAGACAAACCACACCAGAACCTAGCCATCATCGGACACGTCGACCACGGGAAGTCCACGCTCGTCGGGAGACTCCTGTTCGAGACAGGCAGCGTACCGGAACACATCATCGAACAGCACCGCGAGGAAGCGGAGTCCAAGGGCAAGTCGGGTTTCGAATTCGCCTACGTCATGGACAACCTCGCAGAAGAGCGTGAGCGCGGTGTCACGATCGACATCGCCCACCAGCGCTTCGACACGGACAAGTACTACTTCACCATCGTGGACACGCCCGGTCACCGCGACTTCGTGAAGAACATGATTACGGGCGCGTCGCAGGCCGACCACGCCATTCTCGTCGTGGCGGCCGACGACGGTGTCGCTCCGCAGACCCGCGAGCACGTCTTCCTGGCCCGGACGCTCGGTATCGAGACGCTCATCATCGCGGTCAACAAGATGGACGTCGTCGACTACAGCGAAGACACCTACAAGCAGGTCAAAGAGGAAGTCCAACAACTCCTGAAGCAGGTTCGGTTCGACAGCGACGATGCTCGGTTTATCCCCATCTCGGCGTTCGAGGGGGACAACATCTCCGAGCACTCGGACAACATGCCGTGGTTCGACGGCCCGACGGTGCTGGAAGCACTCAACAATCTTCCAGAGCCGTCACCGCCGACGGACGCACCGCTCAGAATTCCGATTCAGGACGTCTACACCATCTCAGGTATCGGGACTGTTCCCGTCGGTCGCGTCGAGACTGGCATCCTGAACGTCGGTGACAACGTGAGCTTCCAACCGTCGGATATCTCCGGCGAAGTGAAGACCATCGAGATGCACCACGAGGAAGTCGGTCAAGCCGGCCCCGGCGACAACATCGGGTTCAACGTCCGCGGCGTCGGCAAAGACGACATCCGCCGTGGCGACGTCTGTGGCCCGGCCGACGACCCGCCGTCCGTCGCGAAGACGTTCAAGGCGCAAATCGTCGTGATGCAGCACCCATCGGTCATCACCGCTGGCTACACGCCGGTCATCCACGCGCACACCTCACAGGTCGCGTGTACGTTCGAATCGCTCGACCAGAAACTCGACCCCGCGTCGGGTGAAGTCGCCGAGGAGAACCCGGACTTCATCAAAGCAGGTGACGCCGCAATCGTCACGCTCCGGCCACAGAAACCACTCAGCCTCGAACCGTCGTCAGAAATCGCCGAACTCGGCAGCTTCGCCATCCGTGATATGGGTCAGACCATCGCGGCCGGCAAAGTGCTCGAAGTCAACGAGTGAACTACTCGTTTCGACCTGTCCTTTTTGTTTCGACGTAGTCAGGCTTGCCCTTCGACGCCCGGGTAGAGCGCTGAGACTTGCCAGACGTTCGCGCGGACACCCGCACGTTCGATGTCCATCCGAACCCGGTCGCCACTGTGATGGCTTGCGAGGTAGTCACGAAGGGCTCGGTTGTCGTAGGATGTGACGTGATACGTAGACCCGTTTTCGTCCCGGAGGGTCGCCGCCCCATGGTCATTTACCTCGTTCACGATTGTGAACGTTTTCCCACCACTTTTAGTTACCATTTCCACCATGCTCGATAATATGTGAGAATGTGGCATAAAACCGGCGGTCTGGCCGATAAATCATTATAAACTTATGAACAGTTTCATACTAGACTAACGAGACTACGACGCGGCATTCCCCCACGCCCGTCGGTAGTAGTTTTCAAAACGGCCCGTCCCACGGTTGCAACGGAAGGTCATGCGCCAGCAGTTCATACTGGCGTGGGACGTGCCGTGGTGTCGAACCATCGTCAGTGAGACGACGGTTGTGCCCTGAGAAGTGGCACCGACCACGTGCTGTATGACCAATCCCTGCAGTGGGCCGAGCGCATTATGACTGGACGCCTCCTATTCGGATAACGAACTGGCCTGATATAGCAAGGGCTACTTATCTACTGATTCGCCCTTGACACGCCGCCGAACGTCGACGTAGTAGTTTCTGAGGACGTCACGTCCAATTCGAAGTGGAGTATCTGGCTCGACATCGTCGTCGAGAACGGCTGTCACGGTCCGTCGGTCTCCGGCAAGTTCGACGACGATATCGACGCGCGGTGCCGCGTCACCAGAGAGGACAGACGGTGGTTCGGCACCGATTTCTATCGCCAGTTCGGGGTCGATTCGTGTCGTGTCGGCAGCAGTGTCGATGTGCGCGAGAACCGCCTTCGAGCCACTGATTCCAGTGACTGTGACTCGCTCTGAATAGCCGACGACTGGCACACGTTCGTCCCGAACCGAGGATGGCGCATCTTCGGGTGGCGTCCCATCGAGTTGGTGAGTGAGTCGTTCCACGTCAGCCTCGTTGACACTCCCACCTGCTCGCTCGATTGCGAGTCGAGCAATCGCAGCAGCGGGCGAGGTCCCTGTCGCGCGGTAGAGTCCACGGAACCCTGCAGTCGGATTGACCTCGAGCACGACCCATCCGTCGGGGCTCTCGATGAGGTCGACACCAGCGAAGTCGAGTCCGAGCGCACGTGTTGCGCGGAGGGCCGCACCCGCTGCCTGTTGAGAGAGTTCGTCCGTCGCATCGACGACGTCACCACCGAGTGCGACGTTGGTTCGCCAGTCTCCTGCTGGCGCGTATCGGTACATCGCCCCGACGATTTCGTCGCCGACGATGTAGACTCTGAGGTCACGGTGGTCCTCTGTCTCGCTGAGGTACTCCTGAATGAACGCTCGCCGGTCGTCGACGGTCGCGGAAAGCGGTCGGTCGTGGTCCACGAGCCACGTCCCGCCCCCGTTGGTTCCGATGGCCGTCTTGTAGACCACTGGTGACCCGAACTTGACGCGTGCTTCGTTCAACTTGGCATCACTCGTGGCGAGATACGTGTGCGGAATTGGGACACCTGCCGCTGCGAGTCGGGCCGCTGTCGCGTGCTTGTGGACTGCAAAGAGGACGTTACGTGGATCGTTGAGGACGGGCCGAACTGCTGCGTAGCAACTCGCAATCGAGAGGTCTTCGAGCGGTGTCGTCGACTTCGAGAGCAAGAGTCGGTTGATTACGACGTCGACGTCCGGTTCGAGGCGGACTCCTTCAGACGAGACCTCTATACCGACTGCCTCTTCGTGGAGCCAGTACGCTTCGTGCCCTAGTTCGGAGACCGCGTTGCTGAGCGCCTTCGTCTCTCTGCTGTCGTGAAAGCCAAGAATACCCACCGTGATTGTCGCGTCTCCCCCAGTCATACCCCACATACGTGACCAGGTAGTATCAGCACATCGAGATGTCTAGGGGAACGAGAATGTTTGTCGTGCTGACGAAGATACGAGACCGAACCCCGACGTGCTCATGAAGAATCGGTCGGTATGACGGTGTTGTTTGCCGGGGGTGTCGGGGTGTGAGGTCCTCGGATGTGTCTGGGTTGTCGACGACGATTTGCTCGGTGCTATCGGTCGACCACGACCGGTACTCGTCGTTGCGCGTCGTTCGTCGTGTAGAGTGCACTGTGGGTTGCATTGCGCTCTGCGAACGCGACCGCGGCGCCGCCGAGCGTCTCGTTCTCGTGAACGACTCGCACGTTCGTTGGGACCTGTTGTTCGACCACCTGACGTGGACTGCCCGCAGTCTTCGAGACGCCGACGAGAACCTCGTTCTCTTTCGGTCCCGGTGTCCTGCCCGGTGTCGCCGTCGTCAGGCCGGCCACTCCTGTGATACCTGCAGTGGTGGAGGGCTTCAGGAAGGCCCGTCTGTCGAACGCTGGGGTGCCTGTCATAGGCACCCACAACTCAGAAGAGTATCTCTATAGCTGTTATCGTAACTGAAATCCACATTTCACCAAATCTGTGGGAAGAAACTCAGCCCAAGCGTGGAAATACGAACAAATCTCCAAGCGAACGGCGGGGAGAATCGAGTCATCACTGTCTTGAGACGACGAACCGACGGCCCACGAGTGACCTCGAAATTTATAAACACGAAACCGGGCGAGGAGTTGTATGGACCTCCTGCGGCGGTTGTTCGGTTCCGACGAGGCACCGTCGGGTCGAGTCGCCCTCTTCGTCGACGGACCGAACGTCCTTCGCGACGAGTTCGACGTCGACTTAGACGACATCCGTGAAGCGGCACGAGCGCTCGGTGGACAGATGAGTGCGACACGACTGTACCTCGACGAACACGCCACACCGGGACTGATTCAGGCGGCCGAAGCGCGCGGCTTCGAGGTCATCATCACGAGCGGCGACGTAGACGTGAAACTCGCCGTCGACCTCACACGCTACGCCGTCGAAGGGCGCGCTGAAGTCATCGCCATCGCCTCCCGCGACACCGACTTCAAACCCGCACTGGAGACGGCCAACGAGTACGGTCTCCGAACCGTCGCCATCGCACCCGGAAGTTACGGTCGGTCAGACGCGCTCCAGAACGCGGCGACCCACGCGGTCACGCTCGACGAACTGGCCGACGAGCGCGACAACTGAGCGGTCGTCTCTCGCTGCTCACGCCCACACGAGCACGGACATCGACACCGGTGGCGACTCACGAACGGTTCGCTTTTTTCCCGGCCGGTCGACCACACGACCATGCAGGAGTTCGACACGCCGGTGCTGGACAACCACCTCCACCTCGACCCGGACCACGGCCGTGGGGTCGAGGCAGTCAAGGACTTCGTCCGAAGTGGGGGAACCCACCTCCTCGTCGTGAACAAGCCATCGTGGCTCTTGGGACACGAAGTCGAGACAGGCGAGGACTTTCGCCCCGTCTTCGAGACCACGGTCGACGTCGTCCGTGAGGCATCTGCGATTCTCGACGGACAGGCGTGGCCCGTCCTCGGCGTCCATCCCGGACTCGTCTCGAAGCTCGTCGACGACCGAGGGTACGACGCCGAAGACGCCCGGGACCTGATGTGCGCCGGTCTCGACACGGCCGCCGAGTTCGTCCGCGCCGGCGACGCGCTCGCGCTCAAGTCCGGGCGACCGCACTACGACGTCTCCGACGCCGTCTGGGAGGCGTCGAACGACGTGCTCAAACACGGACTCGAACTCGCCGCCGACTGCGACTGCGCACTCCAACTCCACACGGAGTCGACGACAGACCTCTCGGACGTCGCGTCGTGGGCCGACGAACGCGGGGTTCCCCGTGAACGCGTCGTGAAACACTACGCGCAAGGCCACCTCGTCGGCGGGACGCCGAGCGTGATGAGCGACAGAGACCGCCTCGAAGTTGCCGCCGAGCGTGGTGACCCGTTCTTGATGGAGACGGACTTCATCGACGACCCCGACCGACCCGGCGCGGTGATGGGTCCGAAGACGGTTCCCCGCCGTGTCGACTGGCTGCTCGACGAGGGGTACGACGCAGCAGTCCGGAATGCGCACGTCGAGACGCCCAGCCTCGTCTACGACATCGACACCGAAGCGACACTCGACCGCTGAGGGCATCTGACACCTGCTCGGACCGCGATAGCGCCTCGATTTCTGTGTTGTCGCGCGGCACGCCTCTGTGTCGCACGCCTTGCCATCGGATAAGAAAGGCATTTGAGTCCGGCACGGGAGGATGTAGGTATGACCGAGGCCGAGGAACGATACTACTCCCCGGAACGCTGGCAGAACTGGTTGACACGCGTCGAAGAAGAGGACCTGGACCTCGAAAGCGAAGAGACCGGACGCCTCCTGATGAACATCCAGAACGACGCAGCCATCGCGCTCGCGAAGATTCTGGCCGCGTACGACGACGGCACGCTCGATCAGGAGGAAGCACTCGACGAACTCGCGACCGTCCACGACATCGTCATGGCGGAAGCCGAGTTCGAGACCGAGAACGAAGAGGGCGAGATTCTCATCGGAAGCGTCCAGACGAGCCTCACCTGTGCCTTCTTCACGGCCGAAGAGTACCTCATCGCCGGTCCCGCTGAACTCGAAGACGAGCTGGAGGCGTACGTCCTCGCCGCCGCAGACGCCGAAGCCGCCGACGACCTCGACGCCGCGCTCGGCTACATCGTCCAGATGGGGACGAACGTCGTCGCAGGCGAAGAACTCGACATCTCCGTGCTCGACGACATCGAGTTCGGTCTCGTCACGGAGTGGGTCGACGGTATCGAGAGTCTCCAGAGTGGGCTCTCGGAACCCGAAGTCGTCGAAGAAGAAGACTAAACTCGGCCACCACCTCACTCGATTCTCCGTTTTCCGTCGCAGAGCGAGTGTGCCGACCATCTTCGAACTCGAACACGGCCGGCGAGTGACTACTTCGGAACGGCCACGAAGTACGTCGACGATTCGCCGGTGTCGAATCTGACGGTGACGATGAAGAAGTCCTCCGTCACGCCCATCGGCTTGTTGTCGCTGTTGAAGACGAGTGTGACGGGTGTCGGCGTGCCGGTGTCCAGTTGGACATTGTTCGCGCCCAACTCGTGTTGCAGGCCGCCGATTGGCTGTGGGTCAGACCCGTTGAACGTCGCCGTATCGGCAATCGGGTCTCCCTGGTCTGGGTAGTAGAACGACACGCGGAAACTGGTGATGGTGCGTTGGTCTCCCGTGTTGTTCAGTCGAATCTCGACGGTGTCTTTCGCTGGTGAACTCGTGTCTTCGAGGATGACGTCTCCCTTTTCGTTGTTCGGCGGGTTGATTTCACCCGTCGAACCATCGCCTCCCGACCCGCTTCCACTACCACTGCCACCGCTGCCGTTCACGACCGGAATCGTGTAGGTCACTTCTTCGGTGGACTCGATGTCCCCACTCCCGTCGAAGTCGCTCGACGCTTCGATGGTGACACGCTCCGTCGCGTCGCTGTCGACGGTGAAGTCGAACGTCGCGAGCCCTTCGTCGGTGGTCGTGACGGTCTGACTCTTCGGCGTCGCATCACCGGTAACTTCGAACTCGATGGACTCGCCTTCGACGGGGTTGTTGTACCCGTCGCGCGCTTCGACGGCGACCGTCGACGTCTCTCCGGGCGACGCCACGACGCTGGTCGTCGCCGGAACGAGATATTCGGCTTCTGGCGGCGCGGTTGTCGGTGTGGCCGACGACGACGACAGTTCGACCTTCGCGAGACGGAGTTCGTACGTGTACGAGCCATCGAGGGTGACACGAACGAGACTGTTCGTCGGGTCGTCACCGGTATCGAGGTCTGTAATCGACACGACACGGGCGTTTTCTCTCATTCGGTCTGCCGTCACTGACCGGTTCCACGCCGTCGCATTGCTCCCAACTGGAAGGGTGATTTCGATGTCCTCGCCAGTCGTGTTGGTCACCGTCACCGTCTCGGCGGACGACGAGATGGGTGTCACCGTCAGCGGCGTCTGGACACCTGTTTGTCCGATCCGCCCGTCGAGTGCGACGACGGTGATGCGGTTCCCCGAGATGAACGTCTGCCCACCGAGTGGGACGACGTTCGCACCGGCCTCCCGCTGGACCGAGACCCCCGTCAGCGACACCGACTCGGCGTCGAACTCGTTGTAGGCTGGCGAGTACCGGAGCACTTTGCTCTGATAAGTGCGTTGGCTTCCGTTCCACACAGTCTGGACTGATGCCGCTTCACCGTCGACAGCGTCCGCGCCCGTGATAGAAACCGTCCGTGCATCGGACAGCGAGAGTCCCCCTGTCGGCGGCCCGGGGTTTACGAACAACGTCCGGGGGCGGTACCGAACACCGGTCTGTACTACGGTCCCCGACTGGACGTCTTTGGTCGCACCCGTGAGAAGGTCGTTGTGCAGTGAGACGAGGTCGTCCGAGGCGTCGAGGTACGCCTCGAACTCCGTCGATTTCGTCTCCTGCGGGACGACCGTCGCCTGATAGAGCGACAGGCCGATGACGAGGAACCCGAACAGGAGGATAGCTCCCACCTGAACGGCTTGCCCTCGTTCACTGTCGAGAAACTCCATTGGCGAGGTCAACCGCGTGGAAGCGTATAGGTCTATTGCCGTGACTCTCACGCCGCGTAGACTTTTGTACAGTCTCGGTGAGTCTCTCCTGTGCAGGACCGCGCGCAGTCTGAACTGGTCGGAACGATTCTCCTCGTTAGCCTCGTCGTTCTCTCCGTCTCGGTCGGTGGGTCGTTCGCTATCGCGAGTCTGTTCGGGGAACAGACACCGTCGCCAACGGTCGACACCGCGGTCGAACTCACTCCGTCGAACTTCACCGTGGTTCACCGTGGCGGCGACCCACTCGACGTGAGTGACCTGAATATCGTCGTCAGTCGAAATGGGTCGTCTACCACGTACGCACTCGAATCGGGGAGAGTGAACGGTGTGGCTGTCTCTTCGACGACAGTACTCGTCGCAGGTGACCGGTGGACGCCTCCGGGGCCGGACCCGTTTGGCCCGAGCGACGAAGTCCGCGTCGTGGTCGTTCACGAACCCTCTGGGACTGTTCTCGTGACGAAGCAACGGTCGGCCGACTCGGCGTGACTGACGACCAGTACCCCGAGTAACGCGGGGCGAACTCGGTTCGGTGCGAAGATATCGACAATCAGCGTAACGCCCTATCGACAAAACCATATGCCCCCACTCTGAAGAATCATCCATGACTTCCGTGGGCATCGACGCCATCGAGATTCGGACGGGCAAACTCGTTTTAGACCTCCCCAACACCTTCGCGCCGGTGAAGGGTGAAGACCCCGAGAAGTACACCAAGGGCCTCGGACTCTACACCTCGTCGTTCCCCGACGTGTACGAGGACATCGTCACGATGGGCGCGAATGCCGCCAAGTCCCTGATGGACCGAAAGGGGCTCAAACCAGAGGACATCGGCCGAATCGACGTGGCGACGGAGTCCGCATTCGACAACTCCAAGCCGGTGTCGACGTACATCGCTGGCTGTCTCGAACAGGTGTACGACGGCGACTTCCGCCACG
The genomic region above belongs to Haloferax marinisediminis and contains:
- the gcvH gene encoding glycine cleavage system protein GcvH, whose product is MFEIPDDRKYLESHEWTTTDGDTVRVGISDFAQDELGDVVFVELPAEGDEVAAGDEFGVVESIKAVSDLYAPISGTVAAVNEDLFDAPELVNDDPYGDGWMLELEPSDTDEFDDLLSPEEYREQTE
- the gcvT gene encoding glycine cleavage system aminomethyltransferase GcvT, whose translation is MGLRKPPLYDAHADAGARFTEFGGWDMPVEYDSIKAEHAAVRESVGIFDVSHMSEIEVSGPDATALMQRLTTNDVTALDPGDSQYSAIVDDEGVIIDDTVVYRLPDRDGRVYLFIPNAGHDEEMYDRWTSFRDDWDLDATVEDVTEEWAMFAVQGPDALDTVTDAAPDANLGGLSKFQATFADVAGVECWVARTGYTGEDGFEVLCPWDDAETVWSSLDATPCGLGCRDTLRMEMGYLLSGQDFDPEDEPRTPYEAGIGFVVKLDTEFVGRDALEQQREDGVDETFVGFTLLDRGIPRHGYDIATEDGDVVGVVTSGTMSPTLSEPIGLGYVPTEYAESGTIVQVLVRGREKRAKIVTPPFIDR
- the tuf gene encoding translation elongation factor EF-1 subunit alpha, which gives rise to MADKPHQNLAIIGHVDHGKSTLVGRLLFETGSVPEHIIEQHREEAESKGKSGFEFAYVMDNLAEERERGVTIDIAHQRFDTDKYYFTIVDTPGHRDFVKNMITGASQADHAILVVAADDGVAPQTREHVFLARTLGIETLIIAVNKMDVVDYSEDTYKQVKEEVQQLLKQVRFDSDDARFIPISAFEGDNISEHSDNMPWFDGPTVLEALNNLPEPSPPTDAPLRIPIQDVYTISGIGTVPVGRVETGILNVGDNVSFQPSDISGEVKTIEMHHEEVGQAGPGDNIGFNVRGVGKDDIRRGDVCGPADDPPSVAKTFKAQIVVMQHPSVITAGYTPVIHAHTSQVACTFESLDQKLDPASGEVAEENPDFIKAGDAAIVTLRPQKPLSLEPSSEIAELGSFAIRDMGQTIAAGKVLEVNE
- a CDS encoding ATP-grasp domain-containing protein, yielding MTGGDATITVGILGFHDSRETKALSNAVSELGHEAYWLHEEAVGIEVSSEGVRLEPDVDVVINRLLLSKSTTPLEDLSIASCYAAVRPVLNDPRNVLFAVHKHATAARLAAAGVPIPHTYLATSDAKLNEARVKFGSPVVYKTAIGTNGGGTWLVDHDRPLSATVDDRRAFIQEYLSETEDHRDLRVYIVGDEIVGAMYRYAPAGDWRTNVALGGDVVDATDELSQQAAGAALRATRALGLDFAGVDLIESPDGWVVLEVNPTAGFRGLYRATGTSPAAAIARLAIERAGGSVNEADVERLTHQLDGTPPEDAPSSVRDERVPVVGYSERVTVTGISGSKAVLAHIDTAADTTRIDPELAIEIGAEPPSVLSGDAAPRVDIVVELAGDRRTVTAVLDDDVEPDTPLRIGRDVLRNYYVDVRRRVKGESVDK
- a CDS encoding NYN domain-containing protein translates to MDLLRRLFGSDEAPSGRVALFVDGPNVLRDEFDVDLDDIREAARALGGQMSATRLYLDEHATPGLIQAAEARGFEVIITSGDVDVKLAVDLTRYAVEGRAEVIAIASRDTDFKPALETANEYGLRTVAIAPGSYGRSDALQNAATHAVTLDELADERDN
- a CDS encoding TatD family hydrolase codes for the protein MQEFDTPVLDNHLHLDPDHGRGVEAVKDFVRSGGTHLLVVNKPSWLLGHEVETGEDFRPVFETTVDVVREASAILDGQAWPVLGVHPGLVSKLVDDRGYDAEDARDLMCAGLDTAAEFVRAGDALALKSGRPHYDVSDAVWEASNDVLKHGLELAADCDCALQLHTESTTDLSDVASWADERGVPRERVVKHYAQGHLVGGTPSVMSDRDRLEVAAERGDPFLMETDFIDDPDRPGAVMGPKTVPRRVDWLLDEGYDAAVRNAHVETPSLVYDIDTEATLDR
- a CDS encoding DUF2150 family protein, coding for MTEAEERYYSPERWQNWLTRVEEEDLDLESEETGRLLMNIQNDAAIALAKILAAYDDGTLDQEEALDELATVHDIVMAEAEFETENEEGEILIGSVQTSLTCAFFTAEEYLIAGPAELEDELEAYVLAAADAEAADDLDAALGYIVQMGTNVVAGEELDISVLDDIEFGLVTEWVDGIESLQSGLSEPEVVEEED
- a CDS encoding Ig-like domain-containing protein; the protein is MEFLDSERGQAVQVGAILLFGFLVIGLSLYQATVVPQETKSTEFEAYLDASDDLVSLHNDLLTGATKDVQSGTVVQTGVRYRPRTLFVNPGPPTGGLSLSDARTVSITGADAVDGEAASVQTVWNGSQRTYQSKVLRYSPAYNEFDAESVSLTGVSVQREAGANVVPLGGQTFISGNRITVVALDGRIGQTGVQTPLTVTPISSSAETVTVTNTTGEDIEITLPVGSNATAWNRSVTADRMRENARVVSITDLDTGDDPTNSLVRVTLDGSYTYELRLAKVELSSSSATPTTAPPEAEYLVPATTSVVASPGETSTVAVEARDGYNNPVEGESIEFEVTGDATPKSQTVTTTDEGLATFDFTVDSDATERVTIEASSDFDGSGDIESTEEVTYTIPVVNGSGGSGSGSGSGGDGSTGEINPPNNEKGDVILEDTSSPAKDTVEIRLNNTGDQRTITSFRVSFYYPDQGDPIADTATFNGSDPQPIGGLQHELGANNVQLDTGTPTPVTLVFNSDNKPMGVTEDFFIVTVRFDTGESSTYFVAVPK
- a CDS encoding type IV pilin produces the protein MQDRAQSELVGTILLVSLVVLSVSVGGSFAIASLFGEQTPSPTVDTAVELTPSNFTVVHRGGDPLDVSDLNIVVSRNGSSTTYALESGRVNGVAVSSTTVLVAGDRWTPPGPDPFGPSDEVRVVVVHEPSGTVLVTKQRSADSA